Part of the Triticum urartu cultivar G1812 chromosome 2, Tu2.1, whole genome shotgun sequence genome, atcctcatagatcttgatgctcaatgttcaagtagcttaatccaggctttccattgaaaaacacttttcaataactctgcatgctttccagaaattctacgtcatttctgattaacaatatgtcaacaacatatactcatcagaaattctatagtgctcccactcacttctttggaaatacaagtttctcataaactttgtatacacccaaatctttgatcatctcatcaaagcatacattccaactccgagatgcttactccagtccttagaaggattgctggagctttgcatacttattagcatatttcaggattgacaaaaccttccggttgtatcacatacaacctttcctcaaaaatcgtcgaggaaacaatgttttgacatcctatctgcaagatttcataaataatgcagtaatcgctaatataattccaacagactctcagcatcgctacgagtgagaaagtctcaccgtagtcaactccttgaacttgtcgggaaacaccttaacgacaagtcgagctttctcaatggtgacactttaccatcattgtccgtcttccttttaaaatccatctgtacttaACAgtcttacgaccatcaagtagttcttccaaagtctacactttgttttcatacatggatcctctctcggatttttatggcctcgagccatttatcagaatccaggtccaccatcgcttctccacagctcgtaggttcattgttgtctagcaacatgacttccaagacaggattacgtaccactctgaagtagtacgcatccttgtcatcccacgaggtttggtagtgacttgatctgaagtttcatgatcactatcacaagcttccacttcaattggttaggtgccacaggaacaacttcctgtgccctgccacacactagttgaagagacggtttaataacctcatcaagtctccaccatcctcccactcaattctttcgagagaaacttttcctcgagaaaggacccgattctagaaacaatcccttattgctttcgaatctgagacaggaggtatacccaactattgtgggtatcctatgaagatgcatttatccgctttgggttcgagcttatcagcctgaaactttttcacataagcgtcgcagccccaaacttttaagaaatgacagcttaggtttctctaaaccatagttcatatggtgtcctctcaccggaattacgtggtgccctatttaaaatgaatgtggttgtctctaatgcctaacccataaactattgtggtaattcgataagagacatcatggtatgcatcatatccaatagggtgcagttatgatgttcggacacaccatcacactatggtgttccaggctgtatcagttgtgaaacaatttccacaatgtcttaattctgtgccaaactcgtaattcagatattcatctctatgatcatatcatagatcttttatcctcttgtcacgacgatctttcaacctCACCCTGAATTagttgaacctttcaataattcagactcgtgattcatcaagtaaatatactcaacatctactcaaatcatccgtgaagtaagaacataacgatatccactacacgcctcagcactcattggactgtacacatcaaaatgtattacttccaacaagttgctttctagttccattttactgaaaacgaggctttcagtcatcttgcccatgtggtatgatttgcatgtctcaagtgattcaaaatcaagtgagtccaaatggtccatttgcatggagtttcttcatgcatatacaccaatagacatggttcgcgtgtctcaaacttttcaaaaacgagtgagcccaaagatccatcaacatggagcttcttcatgcgttttataccgatatgacttacgtggcagtgccacaagtaggtggtactatcattactatcttatatcttttggcatgaacatgtgtatcactacgatcgagattcaataaaccattcattttaggtgcaagaccattgaaggtattattcaaataaacagagtaaccattattctccttaaatgaataaccgtattgcgatagacataatccaatcatgtctatgctcaacgcaaacaccaaataacaattatttaggtttaacaccaatctcgatggtagagggagcgtgcgatgcttgatcatatcaacattggaaacacttccaacacatatcgtcagctcacctttagctagtctccgtttattccgtagcttttatttcgagttactaacacttagcaaccgaaccggtatctaataccctggtgctactaggagtactagtgaagtacacatcaacacaatgtatatccaatatacttctatcgactttgccagccttctcatctaccaagtatctagggtaatcctgctccagtggttgttccccttattacagaagcacttagtctcgggtttgggttcaaccttgggtttcttcactagagcagcagttgaattgccgtttcatgaagtatcccttcttgcccttgcccttcttgaaactagtggtttcaccaaccatcaacaattggtgctccttcttgatttctgctttcgcggtgtcaaacatcgcgaatatctcaaggatcatcatatatgtccctgatacattatagttcatcacgaagctctagcagcttggtggcaatgacttcagagaactatcactatttcatttggaagatcaactcccacttgatttaagcgattgttgtactcagacaatctgagcacaagctcaacaattgagcttttctcccttagtctgcaggctaagaaaatcgtcggaggtctcataccttttgacgtgggcacgatcctgaaatcccaatttcagccctcgaaacatctcacatgtttcgcgacgtttcaaaaacgtcttcggtgcctcaactctaaaccgtttaactgaactatcacgtagttatcaaatgcgtatgtcagatgttcgcaacatccacagacgacgttcgaggttcagcacactgagcggtgcattaaggacataagccttttatgaagcaatgaggacaatcctcagtttacggacctagtccgcataattgctactattaactttcaactaaattttctctaggaacatatctaaacagtagaactgaagcgcgagctacgacataatttgcaaaatcctttttgactatgttcaggataaacaagttcatcttatgaactcccaatcagatagacatccctctagtcatctaagtgattacatgatccgagtcaactaggccgtgtccgatcatcacgtgagacggactagtcatcatcggtgaacatcttcatgttgatcgtatctaccatacgactcatgctcgacctttcggtctcttgtgttccgaggccatgtctgtacatgctaggctcgtcaagtcaacctaagtgtttcgcgtgtgtaaatctgtcttacacccgttgtatgtgaacgtaagaatatatcacacccgatcatcacgtggtgcttcgaaacgacgaactttcgcaacggtgcacagttagggggaacactttcttgaaattttaatgagggatcatcttatttactaccgtcgttctaagcaaataagatgtataaacatgataaacatcacatgcaatcaaatagtgacatgatatggccaatatcatattgctccttttgatctccatcttcggggctctatgatcatcatcgtcaccggcatgacaccatgatctccatcatcatgatctccatcatcgtgtcttcatgaagttgtctcgccaactattacttctactactacagctaacggttagcaataaagtaaagtaattacatgacgtttatgttgacacgtaggtcataaataaattaagacagcTCCTATGGCTCATGTCGGTTGTCAtattcatcgacatgcaagtcgtgattcctattacaagaacatgatcatctcatacatcacatatatcattcatcacatcctttggccatatcacatcacatagcataccctgcaaaaacaagttagacgtcctctaatggttgtttgcatgttttacgtggctgctatgggtttctagcaagaacgtttcttacctacgcaaaaaccacaacgtgatatgccaattgctatttacccttcataaggacccttttcatcgaatccgatctgactaaagtgggagagacagacacccgccagccaccttatgcaactagtgcatgtcagtcggtggaaccagtctcacgtaagagtacgtgtaaggttggtccgggccgcttcatcccacaatgccgccgaatcaagattggactagtaacggtaagcatattgaacaaaatcaacgcccacaactactttgtgttctactcgtgcatagaatctacacaatagacctagctcatgatgccactgttggggaacgtagcagaaattcaaaattttcctacgtgtcaccaagatctatctatgaagagaccagcaacgaggggaaggagagtgcatctacatacccttgtagatcgctaagcggaagcgttcaagtgaacggggttgatggagtcgtactcgtcatgatccaaatcaccgatgaccaagtgccgaacggacggcacctccgcgttcaacacacgtacagcccggtgacgtctcccacgccttgatccagcaaggagagagggagagattgaggaagactccatccagcagcagcacaacggcgtggtggtgatggaggagcgtggcaatcctgcgtgtcttaatttatttatgacctgcgtgtcttaatttgattgcatgtgatgtttatcatgtttatacatcttatttgcttagaacgacggtagtaaataagatgatccctcattaaaatttcaagaaagtgttcccctaactgtgcaccgttgcgaaagttcgtcgtttcgaagcaccaggtgatgatcgggtgtgatagattcttacgttcgaatacaacgggcgttgacgagcctagcatgtacagacatggcctcggaacacatgcaaaacacttaggttgacttgacgagcctagcatgtacagacatggcctcggaacacaagagaccgaaaggtcgagcatgagtcgtatggtagatacgatcaacatgaagatgttcaccgatgatgactagtccgtctcacgtgatgatcggacacggcctagttgactcggatcatgtaatcacttagatgactagagggatgtctatctgagtgggagttcataagatgaacttaattatcctgaacatagtcaaaaggtcttcgcaaattatgtcgtagctcgcgcttcagttctactgtttagttatgttcctagagaaaatttagttgaaagttgatagtagcaattatgcggactaggtccgtaaactgaggattgtcctcattgcctcatagaaggcttatgtccttaatgcaccgctcagtgtgctgaacctcgaacgtcgtctgtggatgttgcgaacatctggcatacacgttttgataactacgtgatagttcagttaaacggtttagagttgaggcaccgaagacgttttgaaacgtcgcgaaacatatgagatgttttgagggctgaaattgggatttcaggctcgtgcccacgtcaagaggtataagacctccgacaattttcttagcctgcaaactaagggagaaaagctcaattgttgagcttgtgctcagattgtctgagtacaacaatcatttgaatcaagtgggagttgatcttccagatgagatagtgatgtttctccgaagtcattaccaccaagctgctagagcttcgtgatgaactataatgtatcagggacatatatgatgatccttgagatattcgcgatgtttgacaccacaaaagtagaaatcaacaCTACAAGAAAATTAAGATATTGTGACGAAAATCCTTGTGACGATGGTTGACTACATCACAAAAATATCTAATGTGTGATGTTTTGGAGGTCGCGTCACTGATTCTTGTAAAAACAGTGACGGTTAATGTCATTGAATTACCTAAGCAGCTGAGTGCCACCTGGCTGCCAATTTCTATGACGTTTCATAATTTCCATGATGACCTACTACAGTCACTGATTATTACAACTGTGTGACGCTCATTTTTTTCATCGTGTAACTACTAGCAGTGGAACCCACCATAGAAGCTTCACGGGTTATTGAGCAGTAGGACCCACGCGTCAGCGTATTTTTTGTGTGACCCATGTGTGATTTTTTTGAGAAATAGGACCCATGTCTGAATGCTGGTGGTTGGACCTGCCATAGTAATTTCATAGGTTATTGAGCGATGCAAATTTTTTAATAGTTTGGGTTGCTTACCACATTTATGTCACGTGGTAAGTGATGCAATTATTTTTGTTCAATATAATACAAAAAAGTAGTGGCAAGAAAAAAGCTTATTCGTGTTGTTCGTGAACCCACGGCGCTGTAGTTGTTTCGTTCTATCTCAAAAAAGGGAATATACAGGAACACAACATACATGATACATGGTACGTGGTACAtgctttttatttttattttatcaGATTACATATACATGGGACCTCGTACATGttttttacttttattttatCAGATTATATACATGGTACAAGGTACGTGACGTTTTTTAATCTTTTGATCAGGTGATCAGATTATACACTGATCGCAAAAAAAAGATCAGATTATACACTGATCGCAAAAAAAGATCAGATTATACACGTACATgcccgcaaaaaaaaaagattATACACATACTATTTTTTGTGTTAAAAAACCCCACTATTTTTTTTGACGTGAGCGTGCCAAACCCCTTTTTTTAAGAATCGTTCCAAGTAGATTTGCTCTCCGGCGCGGAAAGAATGGAAACCCAAACTGATTTTAATTTGCTAGGCGGGGTTGGCAATTATTTTTGGAGCGATCCAATCTCGCACCGTCCTCTTGGTTTCTCAATCCCGATCCAATCTTCCAATCCCCTTCGCCGCTCCTCTCCCACGTTCCCACTCCCGTCCACCTCCGCCGCCCCCACCATCGACGCAACAACTGCAGCCACCGCCGTCATCGGGTCCCCGAGGAAGCCTCCTGCAACGGCGACAGTCGGGTCGGGAGGAAGAGCCCGCCGTGCGCCTGCTCTTCTCGACGCTCTCGGGACGCTCGTCCATGGCGTGATCTTCGCAGCAGCTCCCGCGTTTCTTCCCCGCCTCACTGTCGGATCAGTCGTCCAGGGACTCCACCCGCGCATGGTGAGGAGATCCCCTTTTCTGTCTATTTCCCCCTTTTTTTAGGATATTGAGTGAACTTTTGATGTTTTGATCTACTGATGAACTAGGTGATGTGAAATTTGTGAACTAATTAGCTTACCATAAGTTAATGAACACTTAATTCATACTGCTAGAATTTTGTGATATATAGATCAGCACCTTCTGTGATTTGGGGACACTTTTTATGTGCCAAGCAGAAATATTCCAGCAGTTTGTTTGTGCAGTACATCAGTTTTAGTATCATCACTTTGAGAAATATATTATACTAGTGCAACCTGTATTCAAGGGCGGAGCCCCTAATGATTCGCCCCCCTCAATGAATTGGAGCACGTAATATCAGTAGGATACGAATTAATCACCGTATACTAATGGTTCTATGTATGCACCAAGGCCCCACTAAAAAAAGCCAATGATTAAGCTATTGCTGTATTTAGCTTCTCCATCTCGTTGCTCATGACCCAGCGTCGTAGTTTCTCTAAAAAAGCCTAGCACCGCACGTTAACTCAGATCGATGGGCCCATCATTGTGAAAGTGGATTCGCCCTATTCGTGTATGAGTGAGCACCGCACGTCGCCGATGGATTTTACGCCAGCTGCTACGGTGCTAGTCACGGGGGGCTCTTAATGCTGTCGCGATGCCAAGCTGATTTTTCCCAAGTAGATTGATCTTTAAATCTGAATGTATATAGGTGCACAGACCTACTAGTAGCTAGTTCATTTCAGTATGAATTTTAATCTACTAATCTGGTTTTCCTCATACATTGCATAATAGCAGCAAAATGAATCACTAATTTGGTGTATATCTTTTTAATCCGCGTCTGGTAATTCTGATTAGTCTAAATTCAATCAATACCCATTCACTTACTTGCGCATTTGTTAGCATATAATTCATGCTTGAGTTAACAATCCAATTCTAATGTTGGAGCAAACTTAGTTCGTGTTTGTTTAATATGGGTGAGCTGAGGCCCTAAtggttggatgttaatccaaagacagaaaaatgccaaaataaaaaTACAAAACTTACAGTTGGCACATCCTTACATAACTTTGTTATGACACAAGAACGAAGGGAAGGACACAAACAATAATTGATACCAGATATTATGTGATGTTTTATCTTTTATGCGATCATATTTTGCTTCACCTCCTCATGTCTAAATCCTAGCTTCGCCCATGCTTATATTTGCATTCTAAGTTTGTTACTTTATCACATTCATGTGTGCATTAGGAAAGTAAATATTCACATGTAGAATGGTTGTAGAATGGCTACATCGGTTAAGGTCCAAGTCCAAACAAATTTAAGCAAAATTCATTTAGTTTGTGTTGATAACCATAGGATGGAAGGTATTTTGGCAATTCATTTGGTTCTATTCCCTGTCATCTTTTGCAGCTTCACATACTAC contains:
- the LOC125538537 gene encoding uncharacterized protein LOC125538537; the protein is METQTDFNLLGGVGNYFWSDPISHRPLGFSIPIQSSNPLRRSSPTFPLPSTSAAPTIDATTAATAVIGSPRKPPATATVGSGGRARRAPALLDALGTLVHGVIFAAAPAFLPRLTVGSVVQGLHPRMFCRLRERMAFLEEDKGMVDAYARPRDAHIALGGLNCET